From the genome of Ziziphus jujuba cultivar Dongzao chromosome 6, ASM3175591v1, one region includes:
- the LOC107430926 gene encoding WRKY DNA-binding transcription factor 70, with amino-acid sequence MEMSSSRPENLTSSTILKRLNDELIEGRDFANRLLSVLASSDGSKSAEDLLVKIVKSFSNTLSLLNVKECDNNSDSVISQIRAAYLPRLDARKSQDHSRESFRRSPTTPRTKKLDRRVCYDRRRTSTSRSWKRDTPALINDGQAWRKYGQKKILNAKYPRHYFRCTYKHDQGCKATKQIQRIQVNPPMYRTTYFGHHTCRKLHQDPELILDSISPSENSIFISFDGTNLKNKQDHFPFVSSVPSTKQGFKEEIIKYDANLQHNQSLLSDYFVSPDLADRRRHFHPLGACR; translated from the exons ATGGAGATGAGTAGTTCTCGGCCTGAAAACCTAACCAGTAGTACCATTCTGAAAAGGTTGAATGATGAGCTGATTGAAGGCCGAGATTTCGCAAACCGGCTTCTAAGTGTTCTTGCTAGCTCTGATGGCTCAAAATCTGCGGAAGATCTACTGGTGAAGATAGTGAAATCATTCTCCAACACCCTTTCCTTATTGAATGTGAAAGAGTGTGATAATAATTCAGACTCTGTGATCTCTCAAATCCGAGCTGCATATTTACCACGTTTGGATGCTCGGAAATCCCAAGATCATTCTCGAGAAAgttttaggaggagtcctactACTCCTCGCACTAAAAAGCTCGATCGTAGGGTTTGTTATGACAGAAG AAGAACCAGTACCTCACGGTCATGGAAAAGAGATACTCCAGCTCTCATTAACGATGGTCAAGCATGGAGGAAGTACGGACAAAAAAAGATTCTCAACGCCAAATACcccag GCACTATTTCAGGTGCACATACAAGCATGATCAGGGCTGCAAAGCTACCAAACAAATTCAGAGAATTCAAGTGAATCCCCCAATGTACAGGACAACATATTTTGGGCATCACACATGCAGGAAACTCCACCAGGATCCTGAATTGATCTTGGATTCTATTAGTCCTAGCGAAAATTCCATATTCATCAGTTTTGATGGTACCAACCTCAAAAACAAACAAGACCATTTTCCCTTTGTATCATCGGTCCCTTCAACCAAACAAGGATTTAAGGAGGAGATCATAAAATATGATGCCAACCTGCAGCATAACCAATCATTGTTGTCAGATTATTTCGTCTCGCCTGATCTGGCGGATCGGCGGAGGCATTTCCATCCCCTCGGAGCATGCCGGTGA